Proteins from a genomic interval of Nocardioidaceae bacterium:
- a CDS encoding citrate synthase: MRDNRTGREYEIQIADNAIKAADLGQITVVDGEEGLKTYDPGFKNTASCRSEVTYIDGEKGVLEYRGYPIEQLAEKSTFLEVSYLLLNGTLPSKEEYDTWVHEITYHTFVHENIRTFMEGFRYDAHPMGMLQASVGALSTFYPDAKDIKDPDNRHLQIVRMIAKMPTLGAWSFRHNQGKPYVYPDNDLDYSTNFLSMLFKMSESKYETDPRLTKALETLLILHADHEQNCSANAVRAVGSSNVDPYSAVSAGVSALYGPLHGGANQAVLEMLQRIGDKSQVGDFIKGVKNGDERLMGFGHRVYKNYDPRARIIKAAADDVFEVTGTNPLLDIALELEKIALEDDYFVDRKLYPNVDFYSGLIYEAFGFPPELFTVLFAIGRTPGWLAQWLEQVQDPDQKIARPKQVYVGDHDLTFTPREERWA, encoded by the coding sequence ATCCGTGACAACCGGACCGGGCGCGAGTACGAGATCCAGATCGCCGACAACGCGATCAAGGCCGCCGATCTCGGCCAGATCACCGTGGTCGACGGCGAGGAGGGCCTCAAGACGTACGACCCGGGCTTCAAGAACACCGCGTCGTGCCGGTCCGAGGTCACCTACATCGACGGCGAGAAGGGCGTCCTGGAGTACCGCGGCTACCCGATCGAGCAGCTCGCGGAGAAGTCCACGTTCCTCGAGGTCTCCTACCTCCTGCTCAACGGCACCCTGCCGAGCAAGGAGGAGTACGACACCTGGGTGCACGAGATCACGTACCACACGTTCGTGCACGAGAACATCCGCACGTTCATGGAGGGCTTCCGCTACGACGCCCACCCGATGGGGATGCTGCAGGCCTCCGTCGGGGCGCTCTCGACGTTCTACCCCGACGCCAAGGACATCAAGGACCCAGACAACCGGCACCTGCAGATCGTCCGCATGATCGCGAAGATGCCGACGCTGGGCGCCTGGTCGTTCCGTCACAACCAGGGCAAGCCGTACGTCTATCCCGACAACGACCTCGACTACTCCACGAACTTCCTCTCGATGCTGTTCAAGATGTCGGAGTCGAAGTACGAGACCGACCCGCGGCTGACCAAGGCGCTCGAGACCCTGCTGATCCTGCACGCCGACCACGAGCAGAACTGCTCGGCCAACGCCGTGCGTGCGGTCGGCTCCAGCAACGTCGACCCGTACTCCGCGGTCTCCGCCGGCGTCTCCGCCCTGTACGGCCCGCTGCACGGCGGCGCGAACCAGGCGGTGCTGGAGATGCTGCAGCGCATCGGTGACAAGAGCCAGGTCGGCGACTTCATCAAGGGCGTGAAGAACGGCGACGAACGCCTGATGGGCTTCGGCCACCGGGTCTACAAGAACTACGACCCGCGCGCCCGCATCATCAAGGCCGCCGCCGACGACGTCTTCGAGGTCACCGGCACCAACCCGCTGCTCGACATTGCCCTGGAGCTGGAGAAGATCGCCCTCGAGGACGACTACTTCGTCGACCGCAAGCTCTACCCGAACGTCGACTTCTACTCCGGCCTCATCTACGAGGCCTTCGGGTTCCCGCCCGAGCTGTTCACCGTGCTCTTCGCGATCGGGCGTACGCCGGGCTGGCTCGCCCAGTGGCTCGAGCAGGTGCAGGACCCCGACCAGAAGATCGCGCGTCCCAAGCAGGTCTACGTCGGCGACCACGACCTGACCTTCACCCCGCGTGAGGAGCGCTGGGCCTGA
- a CDS encoding NYN domain-containing protein, protein MNPVEEDDAEAPARPVYVLVDGENIDATLGTSILGHRPAPGERPRWDRLMKYVERSFGTEVTGLFFLAANGELPMSFVQALLAMDWRPVPLSGDPGQKVVDIAIIRTMETLREREGDVVLVSGDGDFLEGMGELVDGERRLAVIGFTEFRNAGFNDLKARGVELIDLEYDVQAFRTPLPRVRIIPIDEFDPTQFI, encoded by the coding sequence CTGAACCCGGTCGAGGAGGACGACGCCGAGGCACCTGCCCGCCCGGTCTACGTGCTCGTCGACGGCGAGAACATCGACGCCACCCTCGGCACCTCGATCCTCGGCCACCGTCCCGCTCCCGGCGAGCGCCCGCGGTGGGACCGCCTGATGAAGTACGTCGAGCGGTCCTTCGGCACCGAGGTCACCGGTCTGTTCTTCCTCGCTGCCAACGGCGAGCTCCCGATGTCGTTCGTGCAGGCGCTGCTCGCCATGGACTGGCGTCCGGTGCCCCTGTCCGGCGACCCCGGTCAGAAGGTCGTCGACATCGCCATCATCCGCACGATGGAGACGCTGCGCGAGCGCGAGGGCGACGTCGTCCTTGTCTCGGGAGACGGCGACTTCCTCGAGGGCATGGGCGAGCTCGTCGACGGCGAGCGGCGTCTGGCCGTCATCGGCTTCACCGAGTTCCGCAACGCCGGGTTCAACGACCTCAAGGCCCGGGGCGTCGAGCTCATCGACCTCGAGTACGACGTGCAGGCGTTCCGCACCCCGCTGCCCCGTGTGCGGATCATCCCGATCGACGAGTTCGACCCGACGCAGTTCATCTGA
- a CDS encoding methyltransferase: MSGETEDHYFTADPRAPFKRVPVRANVWGTWLELTSGSGVFSQGRLDSGTAVLLREVQPPEGAAEVLDLGCGYGVIALAVAVAVPDARVTAVDVNERALALTRENAEAIGVADRLEVALPDDVDPGRTYDEIWSNPPIRIGKQALHDLLLQWLPRLRPGGRMVMVVGKNLGADSLADWLTEQGYPTERLASAKGFRVLEARAADE, encoded by the coding sequence GTGTCCGGTGAGACCGAGGACCACTACTTCACGGCCGACCCCCGGGCGCCGTTCAAGCGCGTGCCGGTTCGCGCCAACGTCTGGGGCACGTGGCTGGAGCTGACCTCGGGCTCCGGTGTCTTCTCCCAGGGTCGCCTGGACTCGGGCACCGCCGTCCTGCTGCGTGAGGTGCAGCCGCCCGAGGGTGCCGCCGAGGTGCTGGACCTGGGCTGCGGCTACGGCGTCATCGCACTCGCCGTCGCCGTCGCGGTGCCCGACGCCCGGGTCACCGCCGTCGACGTGAACGAGCGGGCCCTCGCCCTGACGCGTGAGAACGCCGAGGCGATCGGTGTCGCCGACCGCCTCGAGGTCGCGCTGCCGGACGACGTCGACCCCGGGCGCACGTACGACGAGATCTGGAGCAACCCGCCGATCCGCATCGGCAAGCAGGCGCTGCACGACCTGCTGCTGCAGTGGCTCCCCCGACTGCGACCCGGGGGCCGGATGGTCATGGTCGTCGGCAAGAACCTCGGCGCGGACTCGCTCGCCGACTGGTTGACCGAGCAGGGCTACCCGACAGAGCGGCTCGCGAGCGCCAAGGGCTTCCGGGTGCTCGAGGCGCGCGCCGCGGACGAGTGA
- a CDS encoding catalase: MSSTSRTPDHETADAAIPGAPTPETPPVAEPSRPAEGGFATSDQTAPDLRTATGADPRTTDTPRRQQGPWHTTATGVRLRDTDHSLKAGERGPVLMQDHHLREKLMHFDHERIPERVVHARGAAAHGWFEGYGTAASISMAGVFEEGRRTPVFTRFSTVLGSRGSADTVRDTRGFAVKFYTDEGIWDLVGNNMPVFFIQDGIKFPDVIHAGKPHPDREIPQAQSAHDSFWDFVSLHTEAQHHTIWNMSDRGVPRSYRMMEGFGVHTFRTVAEDGSTSLVKFHWKPELGVHSLTWEEAQMLNGIDPDFHRRDLADAIESGAYPAWELGVQVLPDTDDQMYEGIDLLDPTKIVPEEIAPVQPLGRLVLDANPTNYFAETEQVAFHTGHLVPGIDHTDDPLLAARNFSYLDTQLTRLGGPNFNQLPINRPHVPVNDMQRDGFHQHAVHSGVAPYRPNSLDGGCPFSAAGQDEAVDEETRRAFVDIAANVPAARKTRSAPASYDDHFSQARLFWRSLSPQEQEHTIRAYTFELGKCFEEAIKVRQLQALANIDATLCSEVATGLGLTAPEPTVALEDPEPSPALSQHGGTWPVAGRMVAVLVDEDVDSDELAGVRNAVLEAGVVPLVLGAHGGRIAGSAVQRTFATARSVEFDAVLLLASPSPAPDAITLRDAKAGGGQGTAVDPRVELLLAECFRHGKPLSASRDGVEALQAAGIGDDAAGVRTTGSADQAWAALLDLMPAHRVWERFEASIA; this comes from the coding sequence ATGTCCTCCACGTCCCGGACCCCCGACCACGAGACCGCCGACGCCGCGATCCCCGGCGCCCCCACGCCCGAGACGCCTCCCGTCGCCGAGCCGAGCCGACCCGCCGAGGGCGGCTTCGCGACGTCCGACCAGACGGCACCCGACCTGCGCACCGCCACCGGCGCCGACCCGCGGACAACCGACACGCCGCGACGTCAGCAGGGACCCTGGCACACCACCGCGACCGGCGTACGCCTGCGCGACACCGACCACTCGCTGAAGGCCGGTGAGCGCGGTCCCGTGCTGATGCAGGACCACCACCTGCGCGAGAAGCTCATGCACTTCGACCACGAGCGGATCCCCGAGCGCGTCGTGCACGCCCGCGGGGCCGCCGCGCACGGCTGGTTCGAGGGCTACGGCACGGCCGCGTCGATCAGCATGGCGGGCGTCTTCGAGGAAGGGCGGCGCACGCCCGTCTTCACGCGCTTCTCCACCGTGCTCGGATCGCGCGGCTCCGCCGACACCGTGCGCGACACCCGCGGCTTCGCCGTGAAGTTCTACACCGACGAGGGCATCTGGGACCTGGTCGGCAACAACATGCCGGTCTTCTTCATCCAGGACGGCATCAAGTTCCCCGACGTCATCCACGCGGGCAAGCCGCACCCCGACCGCGAGATCCCCCAGGCGCAGAGCGCCCACGACTCCTTCTGGGACTTCGTCTCGCTGCACACCGAGGCGCAGCACCACACCATCTGGAACATGTCCGACCGCGGCGTCCCGCGCTCGTACCGGATGATGGAGGGCTTCGGCGTCCACACCTTCCGCACGGTCGCCGAGGACGGCAGCACCTCCCTGGTGAAGTTCCACTGGAAGCCCGAGCTGGGCGTGCACTCCCTGACCTGGGAGGAGGCGCAGATGCTCAACGGCATCGACCCCGACTTCCACCGCCGCGACCTCGCCGACGCGATCGAGTCCGGCGCGTACCCCGCCTGGGAGCTCGGCGTGCAGGTCCTCCCCGACACCGACGACCAGATGTACGAGGGCATCGACCTGCTCGACCCGACGAAGATCGTGCCGGAGGAGATCGCCCCGGTGCAGCCGCTGGGCCGGCTGGTGCTCGACGCCAACCCCACGAACTACTTCGCCGAGACCGAGCAGGTCGCCTTCCACACCGGCCACCTCGTGCCGGGCATCGACCACACCGACGACCCGCTGCTGGCGGCCCGCAACTTCTCCTACCTCGACACCCAGCTCACCCGCCTCGGGGGTCCGAACTTCAACCAGCTGCCCATCAACCGGCCGCACGTCCCGGTCAACGACATGCAGCGCGACGGCTTCCACCAGCACGCCGTGCACAGCGGCGTCGCGCCGTACCGCCCCAACTCCCTCGACGGCGGCTGCCCGTTCAGCGCCGCGGGACAGGACGAGGCGGTCGACGAGGAGACCCGCCGCGCGTTCGTCGACATCGCCGCGAACGTGCCCGCCGCGCGCAAGACACGCTCGGCACCGGCGAGCTACGACGACCACTTCAGCCAGGCCCGGCTGTTCTGGCGGTCGCTGTCGCCGCAGGAGCAGGAGCACACGATCCGGGCGTACACCTTCGAGCTCGGCAAGTGCTTCGAGGAGGCGATCAAGGTGCGGCAGCTGCAGGCGCTTGCCAACATCGACGCCACCCTGTGCAGCGAGGTCGCGACCGGCCTCGGCCTGACGGCACCCGAGCCGACGGTCGCGCTCGAGGACCCCGAGCCCAGCCCGGCGCTGTCGCAGCACGGCGGCACCTGGCCGGTGGCCGGCCGCATGGTCGCCGTGCTGGTCGACGAGGACGTGGACAGCGACGAGCTGGCCGGCGTACGCAACGCGGTCCTCGAGGCCGGCGTCGTGCCGCTGGTGCTCGGCGCCCACGGCGGCCGGATCGCCGGCAGCGCGGTGCAGCGTACGTTCGCCACCGCTCGCTCGGTCGAGTTCGACGCCGTGCTGCTGCTCGCCTCGCCCTCCCCGGCGCCGGACGCGATCACCCTGCGGGACGCCAAGGCGGGCGGCGGGCAGGGCACAGCCGTCGACCCGAGGGTCGAGCTGTTGCTGGCCGAGTGCTTCCGGCACGGCAAGCCGCTCTCGGCGTCCCGTGACGGCGTCGAGGCGCTGCAGGCAGCGGGCATCGGCGACGACGCGGCCGGCGTGCGTACGACCGGCTCGGCCGACCAGGCCTGGGCGGCGCTGCTCGACCTGATGCCGGCCCACCGGGTGTGGGAGCGCTTCGAGGCCTCGATCGCGTGA
- a CDS encoding alcohol dehydrogenase catalytic domain-containing protein, whose product MKAVTWQGRRDVRVEEVPDPVIQEPTDAIVRLTSTGLCGSDLHLYETLTPYMGEGDVLGHEPMGVVEEVGSETGDLRVGDRIVVPFQISCGHCWMCDRGLFTQCETTQVREQGTGAALFGFSKLYGEVPGGQAELLRVPQAQFTHIKVPEGPSDDRFVYLSDVLPTAWQSVAYADTPAGGTLLVLGLGPIGDMATRIALHQGLRVIAVDRVPERLARATARGAETIHLDEVDDVGEEVRSRTAGRGADAVVDAVGMEAHGNPVAAAGQALFGMLPKRLSSALMDRVGVDRLGALYTGIDAVRRGGTVSLIGVYGGQSDPMPMMTMFDKQIQLRMGQANVKAWVDDIMPLLLDDSDPLGTEDFATHRLPLSEAPGAYERFQKKQDGTVKVVFTP is encoded by the coding sequence ATGAAGGCAGTGACCTGGCAGGGACGACGGGACGTACGCGTGGAGGAGGTGCCCGACCCGGTGATCCAGGAGCCCACCGACGCGATCGTGCGGCTCACCTCCACCGGGCTGTGCGGCTCGGACCTGCACCTGTACGAGACGCTCACGCCGTACATGGGCGAGGGCGACGTACTCGGCCACGAGCCGATGGGCGTCGTCGAGGAGGTCGGCTCCGAGACCGGCGACCTGCGCGTCGGCGACCGGATCGTGGTGCCGTTCCAGATCAGCTGCGGGCACTGCTGGATGTGTGACCGCGGGCTGTTCACCCAGTGCGAGACGACCCAGGTGCGCGAGCAGGGCACCGGTGCCGCGCTGTTCGGGTTCAGCAAGCTCTACGGCGAGGTGCCGGGCGGGCAGGCGGAGCTCCTGCGCGTGCCGCAGGCGCAGTTCACGCACATCAAGGTGCCCGAGGGCCCCTCGGACGACCGTTTCGTCTACCTCTCCGACGTGCTGCCGACGGCCTGGCAGTCCGTGGCGTACGCGGACACGCCCGCCGGCGGGACCCTGCTGGTGCTGGGGCTCGGGCCGATCGGCGACATGGCCACGCGCATCGCGCTGCACCAGGGGCTGCGTGTGATCGCGGTCGACCGGGTGCCCGAGCGCCTCGCCCGGGCGACGGCTCGCGGGGCCGAGACCATCCACCTCGACGAGGTCGACGACGTCGGCGAGGAGGTGCGCTCGCGCACCGCCGGCCGGGGTGCGGACGCCGTCGTCGACGCGGTCGGCATGGAGGCCCACGGCAATCCGGTCGCGGCGGCCGGGCAGGCGCTGTTCGGCATGCTGCCGAAGCGGTTGAGCTCGGCCCTGATGGATCGTGTGGGCGTCGACCGGCTGGGGGCGCTCTACACCGGCATCGACGCCGTGCGTCGAGGCGGCACCGTCTCGCTGATCGGCGTGTACGGCGGCCAGAGCGACCCCATGCCGATGATGACGATGTTCGACAAGCAGATCCAGCTGCGGATGGGGCAGGCCAACGTCAAGGCATGGGTCGACGACATCATGCCGTTGCTGCTGGACGACTCCGACCCGCTCGGCACTGAGGACTTCGCCACGCACCGGCTGCCGCTGAGCGAGGCGCCCGGCGCGTACGAGCGGTTCCAGAAGAAGC